A genomic region of Dehalococcoidia bacterium contains the following coding sequences:
- a CDS encoding virulence factor, protein MYWKEIPVQVQAQDDSGTVSRQLDPRFQEGVDAVAMFDGSAGTDDYLMAWEWGEFKELSGSAEAAADESAAKLNNAFPKDFVARIRDLQREGRRDTTPGAIDHWLEQ, encoded by the coding sequence ATGTACTGGAAAGAAATTCCCGTTCAAGTCCAGGCTCAGGATGACTCAGGCACAGTCTCGCGGCAACTCGATCCCCGGTTTCAGGAAGGCGTCGACGCCGTAGCAATGTTCGACGGTTCAGCAGGTACGGACGACTACCTCATGGCATGGGAATGGGGGGAGTTCAAGGAACTAAGCGGTTCGGCCGAGGCTGCGGCCGACGAATCGGCGGCGAAGTTGAACAACGCCTTTCCCAAAGACTTCGTCGCCCGAATTCGAGATCTTCAGCGTGAGGGACGACGTGATACGACACCTGGTGCGATCGATCACTGGCTTGAGCAGTGA
- a CDS encoding homocysteine S-methyltransferase family protein: protein MATGQKGIKTILDRVSAGEVLISDGATGTYLQQRGLEAGGCPEEFNASHPDIVRGMARDYFAAGSDIVLTNSFGGSKFMQKKYGYEGQVEEFNRLAAEHAASQRPSDQHFVAASVGPTGEMMEPLPDGVSESEMYDALAEQITALADGGADAILVETQMALEEAVTGIRAAKENTNLPVFATMVFDLGPRGFFTMMGVTPEKAVHDLREAGADVVGANCGNGIDKMVDLAVQMRAADDGLMLIHSNAGIPDMKGGQIIYNEGPEFMAERFKRLADMGINVLGGCCGTGPDHIRALRAAVK, encoded by the coding sequence ATGGCGACTGGCCAAAAGGGCATAAAAACAATCCTGGACCGAGTCTCCGCTGGGGAGGTCCTGATCTCTGATGGAGCAACCGGGACCTACTTGCAGCAGCGAGGACTTGAAGCCGGAGGCTGTCCCGAGGAGTTCAACGCGAGCCATCCTGACATAGTCCGAGGTATGGCACGCGACTACTTCGCCGCCGGGTCCGACATTGTGTTGACCAACTCGTTTGGCGGATCCAAATTCATGCAGAAGAAGTACGGGTATGAGGGCCAGGTAGAAGAATTTAACCGGCTTGCTGCTGAGCACGCCGCCAGTCAGAGGCCTTCCGACCAACACTTCGTTGCAGCTTCGGTAGGTCCTACTGGAGAGATGATGGAGCCTCTTCCTGACGGCGTCAGTGAGTCCGAGATGTACGACGCTCTCGCCGAACAGATTACTGCCCTGGCTGATGGTGGAGCCGATGCGATTTTGGTAGAGACCCAGATGGCGTTAGAAGAGGCAGTTACTGGCATCCGGGCCGCCAAGGAAAACACCAACCTGCCTGTGTTCGCAACCATGGTCTTCGATCTCGGGCCACGAGGTTTCTTCACCATGATGGGCGTGACTCCTGAAAAGGCAGTGCACGATCTTCGTGAGGCTGGTGCTGACGTAGTGGGCGCGAACTGCGGAAACGGAATCGATAAGATGGTCGATCTCGCCGTGCAGATGCGCGCAGCAGACGACGGCCTGATGTTGATCCACTCCAACGCTGGCATTCCGGACATGAAGGGCGGGCAGATCATCTACAACGAAGGTCCCGAATTCATGGCAGAACGGTTCAAGCGGCTCGCCGACATGGGCATAAACGTCCTCGGTGGGTGCTGCGGTACCGGGCCTGACCACATCAGGGCCCTGCGAGCCGCCGTAAAGTAA